The following proteins are co-located in the Diorhabda carinulata isolate Delta chromosome 4, icDioCari1.1, whole genome shotgun sequence genome:
- the LOC130893421 gene encoding alpha-1,3/1,6-mannosyltransferase ALG2-like, with translation MCCQNTSISKHKKCTFDRSNKNFEMDVVQFENENPSINRSEKPHVVILHERLARKKEDRYMLNIALAYQKIGYKVTILTSHYERDHSFTDIRFSDGICIEYSGWWIPRAIFGLFSLSSFRAVWMVLRLLMWPPKPKPEVIIIDVSLFTLYLLKCFSSYKIFFVHNFQELKSLDACFEHTKINPSLFEAKWIKLADEIIVETVGFAEILTKSYPTLTTKPKILYPSIDLGLWKEPGIKIQRIIPDLLDDTILFLTVGKFRRSSNFKLSLDAFELLLELIDDKSITKRFQLVIAGNCKTLEEKFHYSELMAITKQRICAAQVTFLRQLPIIHEKTLIMESAIMIHPAKNDVYSDFILKAMSLGKPIIATNKGIASKILVHRLSGVLLDPEPKVIALALKKLMVNPHLQVFLGDIAKETFDKSHSFEAFCGEINSIMKKPQEVTSNSERNGENSLASDN, from the exons ATGTGCTGTCAAAACACGTCAATTTCCAAGCACAAAAAATGCACATTTGACAGATCtaacaaaaatttcgaaatggACGTGGtacaatttgaaaatgaaaaccCATCCATCAATAGATCCGAAAAACCCCATGTGGTCATCCTACACGAAAGATTAGCAAGGAAAAAAGAAGATAGATACATGCTGAACATTGCTCTGGCTTACCAAAAAATCGGATATAAAGTTACGATATTAACGTCGCATTACGAGAGAGATCATTCTTTTACTGATATAAGG TTTTCAGATGGAATTTGCATCGAATATTCGGGTTGGTGGATACCACGAGCCATCTTTGGACTTTTTAGCTTATCGTCATTTCGAGCGGTGTGGATGGTGTTGAGATTATTGATGTGGCCACCAAAGCCGAAGCCAGAAGTAATAATTATAGACGTCAGCCTCTTCACCCTTTATCTACTCAAATGTTTTTCCagctataaaatatttttcgtacacAATTTCCAAGAATTAAAGAGCTTGGACGCTTGTTTCGAGCATACTAAAATCAATCCATCTTTGTTCGAAGCAAAATGGATCAAACTCGCCGATGAAATTATCGTAGAAACCGTCGGTTTCGCTGAAATATTAACCAAATCGTATCCCACACTAACAACCAAACCGAAAATTCTGTATCCTTCCATAGATCTTGGTTTATGGAAAGAGCCGGgaataaaaatacaaagaatAATACCGGATTTGTTAGACGATACGATACTATTTCTTACCGTAGGTAAGTTTCGACGATcgtcaaatttcaaattatctttaGACGCATTCGAACTTCTACTAGAATTGATAGACGACAAATCAATAACTAAACGATTTCAGTTGGTTATCGCAGGAAATTGTAAGACGTTGGAAGAGAAATTTCATTACAGCGAACTGATGGCTATCACAAAACAAAGAATTTGTGCTGCTCAAGTCACTTTTTTAAGACAACTACCGATAATACACGAAAAAACTTTGATAATGGAATCAGCGATAATGATCCATCCTGCTAAAAATGACGTATATTCTGATTTTATCCTCAAAGCTATGTCTTTAGGAAAACCAATAATAGCCACGAACAAGGGCATCGCGTCTAAAATATTGGTACATAGGCTCTCTGGTGTTCTCCTCGATCCCGAGCCGAAAGTTATAGCacttgctttaaaaaaattgatggtgAATCCACATTTGCAGGTTTTTTTAGGCGATATAGCTAAAGAGACCTTCGATAAATCACACTCATTCGAAGCTTTTTGTGGGGAGATAAATAGTATTATGAAGAAGCCGCAAGAAGTTACATCAAATTCAGAACGTAACGGTGAAAATTCACTTGCTTCAGATAACTAg